The Apodemus sylvaticus chromosome 4, mApoSyl1.1, whole genome shotgun sequence nucleotide sequence atataagcatatgaagaagtagactttgtgtctttgcctgcctgctctcatcttactagcgagcccatttcttcactggcattagactctacttcagaataccagcatatactgaagaaaacctgagacttcaaacctcgtggactaagtaagtactgactgtagtcattgttatattagttgaatttatgttgttctcatatatcctctttctatttatataaaggaattaattctgtatgttcaataaacacacacagatatatactcagagagagagagaaagagagagagaagacagagaggggggaagagagacacagagaaccagagacagttacacagagacagagagaaaaacagcagagagaaagaatttaggagaaatctaaaataaaatctaaagagtatatataattgtatgtatcaggatgaagaatcaataaatgctagttcttcttttcagatcaatgttaacctccaaactaccgccaacagaaatgtcaggggacatggaagccaagggctccacacagatcagtgtaaaaaacatctgctatgagtggaccattagcaacttctcattttgcatggatggaattcagaaagagattagaagcccagagttctcattagaggacaatgaggaagtggcatggtgtttgagagtatacccaaatggagttgataaagaaagcaaagattacctgtcagttgacctgggattgctcagctgtcccgtgtgcccagtttgggcaaagtttgagttctggatcataaattcccaaggagagaaatgtcaaagtaggaagaaccccagtgttgtaagcttttggcaataccaacacaggggattcaaagagttcatccttcgagatttcctcctctcccatcagcatttacttctccctgaagaccagctcaccatctgctgcaaggtgagcatagcgggagccatcttcagcatgcctggacagaacatgacacctgcaatcaaggatccaaggcatgtgttggcagaagacctagggaagctttgggagaattccatcttcacagactgctccctattggtgggtggccatgaattcagggctcacaaggccatcctagcagctcgctctccagttttcagagccatgtttgaacatgaaatgcaggagagactaaaaaacctcgttgagattcatgacttggatccccaagtcttccaggagatgatgggcttcatctacacatggaaggcaccaaacctcaatagctactccatggcctctggtctgctggcagctgctgacaggtatggcctggacggcttgaaggccatgtgtgaggatgccctctgcaggatcctctctgtggagaatgctgcaaacattctcatcctggctgacctccacagcacacagtggctgaagactcaggccctggatttcattacagattttgcctatgaggtctctaagacctcagggtggaagtcattggtggagtcacatccccccttggtggctgaagccttctgctccctggcttctgcacagtgtccttctttggagccatgatttaaatgcctaaagtgatctcagaagatggacagctgtgacctgcacctcttctgcaacagcaacaaccagcttttttaccaatgacttctgcttagacaatggtattgagggagcatttgcactttatcagaggaatggcagcatggtggctcaggatttaaaacacctgcaatatattatacatactgaaatggTAGGTGAGCAATAGGCAGTactgcagtctgggacactctacatgacatctatgatgttaatgttcctgtttgaatttgtctgattgtttgaaaactgattcaatttagagctggccctaggcagagaacaactgtgtttctttggagaaacacttctgccttggactgaacagaagagatgactgtggccatttgcaaggagaaatcaaccatgattgcttcctcatcagtgaaggaaagacaatgaagagtttctttttaaacattcaaggttcagggaactcggcttcaaaagcaattactgctctctcagagatctCTTGCTAAGTTCGctacacacacaggagagtttttcaccacctgaaactggtgaatcagagatctgaggccctcctcttgtctccatggccacaaagaactctgtagacaaaaccttaaccaaataaaatacaagatgaataaaacttttgaaatcagtctgttgtttccagagatgtttatttcagagaagtaacatgtagaccaagcagcctagctcagctgtggatgtttgaacagagccctcactctcctaccaatattagaaacccttggtctttttccttggaatttaatgttggaaaatgagaactccaccctcatgCTCTTATGACGACTGAGAAGACTATGCCATAGTAGAGGGAGTCTAATCCTTCTGGGAGAGATGTGTTTGTGGATTAAGGCATGCAAAAtctattaaatgttttgaaaacatccaaagggatttattcattacaGATTTGCAGGCCTGTATACCTGTTGAGGGAGAACCGGCTGGGGAAGGAGCAGAGGTACAAGTCCTTGGTCCAGAAcaccaactaaaacaaaccagatgATAGATAACCCAGTGAACTGGAGTAAAACACCTGTAAAATACTACTGGTCTTCTTTAAAAAGGGTAAAATATCTTCCAATAATCCTTTAATCTTAATAATCTCCTTAATTAATACCTTAttcactcatcagagaagcttcctcctgcagcagactggaacaaatacagagattaacacccagacattatgcagagagagacagagacagagacattggagagacagagacaaagaaagatcttcatacacacaactgTAAATGAGATGTTTCCCTTAAATCCATGCCCTCATAGTTCAGAGAGCCCTGAGGAAGATgatcagaagcagggagggagacagggaatggAGATTCTCGGGAAGACAATGCCCTTTGAATCCCCTTTaactcacagacactgaggcagcagtcccatggcctccatggatctgtaccagctgtccttttctgatgacagacagaaatgtagaGGATCCATATGGGAAAGGACGTGGGAAAGAACTAGAAGAATTGAGGGAAACACTGCTCACTCAGATTATACAGTATTAATAAAGAATTCATGCTtaattaaagaaggaggaggaggagcagatgcctGGGGAGAAAAAATAGTAGTTTTCCAAAACTTTCAGAATGAGATAAGAAGTGTTTCTAAGTAGATCCCCTCTGGTTATGTTTTAGTGCAATGCCATTAGGGACATTAAATTAAGTGGTAACCAAATAtcaggaagagagaataaaataaaatacataaacgtaccctttttgctcatattcttggtgtcttagtcagggtttctattcctgcacaaacattatgaccaagaagcaagcttggaaggaaagggtttattcagcttacactgctgcattgctgttcatcacaaaaggaagtcaggactggaactcaaacaggttaggaagcaggagctgatgcagaggccctgaatagatgttccttactggcttgctccccctggcttgcgcagactgctctcttattgaacccaagaataccagcccagtggtggtaccacccaaaaggggccctccccacttgatcactaattgagaaaatgccccacagctggatctcatggaggcacttccccaactgaagctcctttctctgtgataactccagtctgtgtcaagttgacacacaaaaccagccagtacacttggctGGTTCTCCCAATTCTGAGCAAAACCTTATCTCCCTCCTGTGGATCTCTATTGCCTcaatcaatgttttagaaaaatggtttACTTCATGTTTAGAGTGTTGTTTCTGCATGCCTATCTGCATGTGTGCTACCCACAGAATCCAGAGGAAGGCACTAGATCCCATGAGACTGACAGCTAGACTTTTGTGAGTTGCCCATTGCTACTAGGAATGAAACCTGGTTCTATTGACTGGCAgccagagcaccaagtgctcagtcatctcctcaggccctgtcccatttgattctgattacacacctgtggttgtcctcagcatgaggtcgagttgaagggaaacttgacaagtgaattctgaggaatctgggatacagagctaacagaccacaatctcttctttcaggttcatcctctcagcatcagtctttggaatgaggaattcagcctctgtccctatagtttctccatcttcccacacaGTTGTGTCCACACCATTCCCTGACTATTACTAATATTGAGAAGTTTGGgagtccatgaaaatattttattgtctcctctattggaaatttttgcaggtttttgtatctgctgactagctctatcttgtgttattggaattaagaaaaaataccattctggcataataaattacattatactgtgtaatttaaaaccatggaatttattcctacagtgtgaaggtcaggaaggatcaacacatgcatttcttcataaatgatacctgctctagggatataatggtagaagagccaattggcaaggacctcctcacttcctttataCTCTTTTACTCTTTATATGGTAGAAGCTCGACAGTCAAGGCAGGCCTCAAAGCCATGGTTAAGCAGGACTTTCTCAATCTCCAAATCCTTGCTCGATCAGAAACATGTTGGGATTCCTGGATTGAATTTTTGTATGAGAGTACTTTCCTATTCCTAAGGATTAGCATATCACAAAATCACCTTACAGaggccctgcttttctttcttctttattgaaaatgagttttccacacaaaatattcagattacaatttgcctttccccatctccttccagtccctccccatCTCACTACTCACTGTACTGCTCAGGTCTCACTCCTTTCAGTTAgatgacaagcagaaaaacaaaaccaggatgaaaaacaaagaaaacacacatgaaacatacatgcacttacacacaaatgcataaagtcaataaaacacaaaatcatgaaccaaaacataaaagcaaaagtgtagaaaaatgactaaacaaagcatatgagagaaattaaaaagtacaattcaGCATTTGTGTAGGCCATCAACTCCTTGAGAGTTGGCctactcttaaatattctttgtataaCCAGAGTAAATctgctggaaaaataatttttcatttccaggcagTTATGAGTTAGAGAGAACATCTCACTCAGGGATAGGAGATAGTATAAAATTCCCCGATTCAGCTCCGGCACCTCCTCTAGACCCATGCAGAGACATATGTCTACCCTCATGTTaatacaaataacaatatttgacttcttcctttctaatttgtatacccttgatctGCTTCAGTGGTCTTATTGCTCAAAGACATCAAGTGCCCTATTTAATAGGTGTATATACAGAGGAGACCACCTTACCTTGTCTGGATTTTAGTGGactttttcaagtttctctccatttaagttgatgttggttggctatgggcttgctctaaactgccttttttatattcagttacatccctgtctcttgggacttttgtcaagaaggatgttggattttgtcaaaggctttttctgcatctaatgtgatgattgTGAGGCTGCTGTCTCTCAGTTTGTTCACCTGGTAGATTGAAGATCTAGTGCAGAAGTTCCTGTGCCAGCTGTACCAGCTACTCCTATACCAAGCAAGGTGGAG carries:
- the LOC127682221 gene encoding TD and POZ domain-containing protein 2-like; this encodes MSGDMEAKGSTQISVKNICYEWTISNFSFCMDGIQKEIRSPEFSLEDNEEVAWCLRVYPNGVDKESKDYLSVDLGLLSCPVCPVWAKFEFWIINSQGEKCQSRKNPSVVSFWQYQHRGFKEFILRDFLLSHQHLLLPEDQLTICCKVSIAGAIFSMPGQNMTPAIKDPRHVLAEDLGKLWENSIFTDCSLLVGGHEFRAHKAILAARSPVFRAMFEHEMQERLKNLVEIHDLDPQVFQEMMGFIYTWKAPNLNSYSMASGLLAAADRYGLDGLKAMCEDALCRILSVENAANILILADLHSTQWLKTQALDFITDFAYEVSKTSGWKSLVESHPPLVAEAFCSLASAQ